From the Carassius auratus strain Wakin unplaced genomic scaffold, ASM336829v1 scaf_tig00027159, whole genome shotgun sequence genome, one window contains:
- the LOC113079090 gene encoding ankyrin repeat and SOCS box protein 13-like — translation MELTSARSTFYGDIGHWADRTPVHEAASLGRALQLKQLIEAGASVNIVSVDNFTPLHDACIQAHPNCVQILLEAGAQVDVRTIHGSTPLCHACAAGNIESVKLLVDHGASVNPSLTALTASPLHEACIRGDVDCVKLMIDKGALLEAFDIYFGTPLHAACAKAHFDCALLLLNAGAKVNATKFHETALHHAARAERVDLVELLVEFGGDVNISDNLGHKPRDYTKPESPANLCLRHYESNPLSLQQLCRTVLRTVLGTRALELIPKLDISQRIIEYLIYKS, via the exons ATGGAACTCACCTCTGCCCGATCAACGTTTTATGGTGACATCG GCCACTGGGCTGATCGCACGCCGGTACACGAGGCTGCGTCTCTAGGTCGAGCTCTGCAGTTAAAGCAACTGATAGAGGCAGGAGCATCAGTTAATATCGTGTCTGTGGATAACTTCACCCCACTGCATGATGCCTGCATCCAAGCCCATCCAAACTGTGTTCAAATACTGCTGGAGGCAGGAGCCCAG GTGGATGTACGCACCATCCATGGCAGTACTCCCCTCTGTCATGCCTGTGCTGCTGGAAACATAGAAAGTGTCAAGCTGCTGGTGGATCACGGAGCATCAGTCAACCCTTCCCTGACTGCCCTCACAGCATCCCCACTCCATGAGGCCTGCATACGAG GTGACGTAGACTGTGTGAAGCTTATGATAGACAAGGGAGCGCTACTGGAGGCCTTTGACATTTACTTTGGGACGCCGTTACATGCTGCCTGTGCTAAAGCTCACTTCGACTGTGCCCTGCTGCTGCTCAATGCAG GTGCAAAGGTGAATGCCACCAAGTTCCATGAGACGGCACTGCATCATGCGGCGAGGGCCGAGAGAGTGGACCTGGTGGAGCTGCTGGTGGAGTTTGGTGGAGATGTCAACATAAGTGATAACTTGGGTCACAAACCTAGAGATTATACAAAACCAGAATCTCCTGCAAATCTCTGCCTGCGGCACTATGAGA GTAATCCTCTGTCTCTACAGCAGCTGTGCCGTACCGTCCTGAGGACTGTGTTGGGCACCAGAGCTTTGGAACTGATCCCTAAACTGGACATTTCACAGCGCATCATTGAATATctcatttataaatcataa
- the LOC113079076 gene encoding rab GDP dissociation inhibitor beta-like — MNEEYDVIVLGTGLTECILSGIMSVKGKKVLHMDRNSYYGGESASITPLEDLFKRFSLPGSPPESMGKGRDWNVDLIPKFLMANGQLVRMLLITQVTRYLDFKVIEGSFVYKKGSIYKVPSTETEALASSLMGLFEKRRFRKFLVFVANFDENDPKTLEGVDPKKTTMRDVYKKFDLGQDVVDFTGHALALYRTDDYLDQPCIETINRIKLYSESLARYGKSPYLYPLYGLGELPQGFARLSAIYGGTYMLNKPIEDIIIENGQVVGVKSEGEIARCKQLICDPSYVMDRVNKVGQVIRVICIMSHPIKNTSDANSCQIIIPQNQVNRKHDIYVCMISYAHNVAAQGKYVAIVSTTVETSDPEKEIKPALDLLEPVEQKFVSISDLYAPNDLGSDSQVFISRSYDATTHFETTCDDIKDIYKRMTGTEFDFAEMERKKNDIFGDGADQ; from the exons ATGAATGAAGAGTACGACGTTATCGTGTTGGGAACCGGGCTGACG GAATGCATCCTGTCTGGGATCATGTCCGTGAAGGGGAAGAAGGTTCTGCACATGGACAGGAACTCGTACTATGGAGGGGAGAGTGCCTCCATCACCCCTTTGGAGGAT TTGTTCAAGCGTTTCAGCCTTCCTGGCAGTCCTCCTGAGTCCATGGGAAAGGGCCGCGACTGGAACGTGGACCTCATTCCCAAATTTCTAATGGCCAACG GTCAGCTAGTCCGTATGCTGCTGATCACACAGGTGACGCGTTACCTGGACTTCAAAGTGATTGAGGGCAGCTTCGTCTACAAAAAGGGCAGCATCTACAAAGTGCCCTCCACTGAGACTGAAGCTCTGGCATCCA GCCTCATGGGACTTTTTGAGAAACGACGATTCAGGAAGTTTCTTGTGTTTGTTGCCAACTTTGATGAAAATGACCCAAAAACCTTGGAAGGAGTGGACCCAAAAAAGACCACCATGCGAGATGTGTACAAAAAGTTTGACCTCGGGCAAGATGTTGTTGACTTCACCGGCCATGCTCTTGCACTCTACCGCACAGATGA CTACCTGGATCAGCCCTGCATAGAGACGATAAACAGGATTAAATTGTACAGCGAGTCTTTGGCGAGGTATGGCAAGAGTCCATATCTGTACCCTCTCTATGGCCTGGGAGAGCTGCCCCAAGGCTTCGCTAG ATTAAGTGCCATTTATGGAGGAACATACATGCTGAACAAGCCCATTGAGGATATAATTATAGAGAACGGCCAAGTGGTGGGCGTCAAATCTGAGGGCGAG ATCGCTCGCTGCAAGCAGCTGATTTGCGACCCTAGCTATGTCATGGACCGAGTCAACAAGGTTGGTCAGGTGATCCGGGTCATCTGCATAATGAGCCACCCCATTAAAAACACCAGCGATGCCAACTCCTGCCAGATCATCATCCCTCAGAACCAGGTCAACAGGAAGCATG ATATCTATGTGTGCATGATCTCTTACGCACACAACGTGGCAGCCCAGGGTAAATACGTAGCCATTGTCAGCACCACTGTGGAGACCAGTGACCCTGAGAAAGAGATCAAACCAGCCCTGGACCTTTTGGAACCGGTTGAGCAGAA ATTTGTGAGCATTAGTGACCTGTACGCTCCAAACGATTTGGGATCTGACAGCCAG GTCTTTATCTCTCGCTCCTATGATGCTACAACTCACTTCGAGACAACCTGTGACGATATCAAAGACATCTACAAGCGAATGACGGGCACAGAGTTTGACTTTGCCGAAATGGAGCGCAAGAAAAATGACATCTTCGGAGACGGTGCTGACCAGTAA